In Acipenser ruthenus chromosome 33, fAciRut3.2 maternal haplotype, whole genome shotgun sequence, the sequence tctgacaccaaatgtaaacggCTGCactcacttgggttcgttgcccctttaaaaacacgacccagcacaacagaagtggatttttaaaGCGCGTTTGCAcaaatttttaataaacacaaaatcaacaaatacaaaatcaaaataaacacctaactcctcttggagcactaactcaactttcaggaacacactgtctaacacgggacagctaagctgttttcccgtccttacaaaaacacaagtttgtcaccgcacttactttttttaactctggctacttggagacagagcacctcttctgcctccttctactcagcagccctgagcattctgactgctccccttttataccctgcacctggttctactttaataatgatctccaggtgcagggaataattaagcaataaaacaattaaaactaaacgaaacaattaaacaaatcaattagcaaactaaatgaaacaataaagcaatacaatcaaacaaaaaggtgcattccacacgtttctctcgcagggaggttttaaccccctccctgctgtctcacacaacccgctatctcacaatatatatatatatatatatatatacatatacatttctGCCTATAATTTTCTCGACACACTCCTTGCATTGGCTTAAACCAGTGATACCATATGTCAACTCGAATTACACAAGACTGACCCTGTCCCAGAGTTCAAATAAAACAGCCAGggaatgccaaaaaaaaaaaaaggtattgcaTAAAGCTGGCCAGATGTTTTAAAAGAGAGCTGGGATtttgagagggggggggggggggggggtgagggaatCTACTCTGACGAGATATGTTGATATCCACGGGATTATATTTCCTCACTCTGGTGAAAGGGTCGGTTCAGCGTTGCCACACTGTTCCATTCAAGACAGATGGAAGAGACGACTCAGGATCTACAGCCAGGAAGCACAACAAACAACGGTATGTAGATAAATGaggctgttctgttctgttcataACCCCTCGTATGTAGTTTATAGGCAGGAGAATATAATGCGAATGAGGGCATTGTATAGCTTTAAACTGCTTTCGCTGTGTTTTCACTTTACTGCgttttttactatgggaaatttAAGTGTCTATAATTTAATCAGCAAGTATAATACAGTCAAAGAAAGTACAATTGTGTCATGTAGCATTCCTTTCTTTCGTttttaaaatatagtttaaaAGCATTCAAACATCTATACGTAAACAGATTTAggaaaactggaaaatgaattgATCTGTACCTGATGGTTATTTGTTGCATTTCTACATTTCTTCTGAATGTTTACTACTATTTTTATGAACtagttttttaaaggagaaaaacacctggtcattttgcaaaaaaaaaaaaaaaaagtatctctgCTCAAATGGTTTGTTTCAAGCAAGGATTTTTCTCCTTTGaaaaaagattacatttttaattaaaagacgTAAGTAAACCCATCTGTCCAACTTTATTTAAGAAACATCCATTTGTGGTTAAAAGTGGTATAAACAGCTAGGTAATGGTGCTTGAACTAATGAAGGCTGTGGCTAAATTTCACAAAACTGCATGTTAGAGGAAATTCTTCAATATACTTGGACTGTTAATCACGGTACATCAATCCATCCTTCCTAGTACTCATTTTTTGCTTTAGCttgtgaaattattgttttttgggATGGAACTTGGCAGAGGCGTTCTGTGCAACAAAATCTGCTTAGGTGCAATATATCATAAAATCCTGTTAGGTGCAATATATCATAAAATCTGGTTAGGTGCAATATATCATAAAATCTGGTTAGGTGCAATATATCATAAAATCCTGTTAGGTGCAATATATCATAAAATCCTGTTAGGTGCAATATATCATAAAATCTGGTTAGGTGCAATATATCATAAAATCTGGTTAGGTGCAATATATCATAAAATCCTGTTAGGTGCAATATATCATAAAATCTGGTTAGGTGCAATATATCATAAAATGATTTCAAGACAAAGATGTGCTTGTTTGCAACTTAAGATTGTGACCGAATATTGACAATAGTTCCCTAATCAATCACTTCACATatgtactttttctttaaatgttagtCTATTTGTACAAGTTCGATTTAATGTCACAGAGACCTGCTTGAGCTCACAGTAGAACCCATTTTTAAGCAAAGCAGCTGCTTCCTttatcatctatctatctatctatctatctatctatctatctatctatctatctatctatctatctatctatctatctatctatctatctataatatctatctatctatctatctatataatatctatctatctatctatctatcccttTTTATATAGTCAGATAGCAGAGGATTATATAAACTGACAACGTCTGTTATATCTTGTAATTTGCTACTGAATATCTTCCAACAATTTAACTTTAACATTAACTATAAATACTCCATACCAGTCAAGAAGAGTCAAAATGCTCAACATTTACCATAGCTTTACATACTATGCAttactggggtctattttaatgatggaAACAACGGCTGATCACAATTATGTAGTCCTAAAGCAATATTTTTCTTccagtgtattttcattttatttaatgtggATTTATATGGAATATAAAATGATATTGGTATCATTTACCAAACATCTTTTTTTGTCAGGCATGCATGTATTTTACATTACTACTTTATAATACACATtagttaaaatgttaaatacaagTGTGGTATATAGAACAACTTGAATCATTTTATTTCTCCTTTCAGGGTTTCTGTTTGAGGAAATTAATCCACATTCTGCCAGTTCCAGCTAAAATGAATCTAGCCCATAAATGACACAAACTGTAATAGATTTCTGTGTAATCTGTAATGGATTCCTGGTTCAAACCAAGGATGATCCTGATTGCTCATATTGTACTCCTTAGCGCCGCCCTAGTGGGCGCCTCCAAAATCTGCCCCAACCTATGCCTCTGCTACGACTATTCTGACCTGGTGGATTGCCGGGGGCACGGCTTCACCCATGTGCCCAGAAACTTGCCCCATGGCACCTGGCTGCTGGACTTGGGCGGCAACAACCTTTCGAAGCTGCAGAGCCACTCGTTTGCAGGTCTATGGTCTCTGAGAATCCTAGTGCTGTCCGATAGCCAAATCCGAATGCTGGAGCCCCATGCCTTCTCCTCGCTTGGCTTCCTAGAAAAGCTGGACCTGAGCCACAACAGTCTTCACCGCCTTTCCCCGGGTTTCTCCGAAAGCCTGTCTTCTCTCCGGGAGCTACGCCTGGGTGACAACAACCTAGAGAGTCTGGGCTTCCAGAGCCTGGAAAAGCTGGAGAACTTGGAGAAGCTGGATCTGAGCAACAATCGCATCCATGTTGTGGAGCCTGGGACTTTCCGGACCTTGTCCCGCCTGCGCCACCTCAACCTCCAAGGGAACCAGCTGGAAATCCTCCAGGACAGGACTCTGGCCATGCTCCAAAGTCTGGAGGTCCTCCTTCTTGGTCAGAACAACATCTCCACCATTGAGACGGATGCCTTCACCTCTCTGCACAGCCTCTCCCTGCTGGGTTTGGAGGAAAACCAGTTAATCCATCTCAAGTTCAAGACCTACCTGAGCCTCCACACCCTGGGCACCCACCTCCAGCTGGCTGGCAACCCATGGGTTTGCAACTGTGACCTCCACAGAGTCTTCAGTAAGATCTCGAGTGTCCGTCGCCTCCATGTGGACGACTATAAGAACATCACCTGCGCCTGGCCCTCGCAGCTGGCTGGACATCCACTGGCCTGGGTGGACACTCAGCtctgtgtggctgagactgccactGTACTGGTCATCACCGGCACTGTGCTGGTGACCGTGATCGGTGCCATTGTCATGGCCGAAAGGAACCGCAAGAAAAACCACAGCAAGAGCTGGAACGAGGAGGAGGGATCCGGTGAACAGCAAGAGAAATAATGGATTCCGAAACCAATAATGAGTAAACGCTGTACACCGATATAAGCAATCTATACCATAAGTGTATATAGTATTTTGTGTATGTGGTGAATCTGCATCTGAAATCCGATACTGCAACATTATTTCTCAAAACCGTAAACCTGATGCACTGAGAGGGAGGTGCACATGACATTGAATTGATGTTACTGCACAGATCTACATTAAAAATTGACTGAGGTTAAG encodes:
- the LOC117433210 gene encoding slit homolog 1 protein-like, whose protein sequence is MDSWFKPRMILIAHIVLLSAALVGASKICPNLCLCYDYSDLVDCRGHGFTHVPRNLPHGTWLLDLGGNNLSKLQSHSFAGLWSLRILVLSDSQIRMLEPHAFSSLGFLEKLDLSHNSLHRLSPGFSESLSSLRELRLGDNNLESLGFQSLEKLENLEKLDLSNNRIHVVEPGTFRTLSRLRHLNLQGNQLEILQDRTLAMLQSLEVLLLGQNNISTIETDAFTSLHSLSLLGLEENQLIHLKFKTYLSLHTLGTHLQLAGNPWVCNCDLHRVFSKISSVRRLHVDDYKNITCAWPSQLAGHPLAWVDTQLCVAETATVLVITGTVLVTVIGAIVMAERNRKKNHSKSWNEEEGSGEQQEK